The following nucleotide sequence is from Campylobacter coli 76339.
GATTTGGTTTTAGGCGGGGGGCTTGTTGAGGGTTCTTTGGTGCTCATAGGTGGTAGTCCTGGAGTAGGTAAATCTACACTTTTGCTAAAGATTGCTTCTAATTTAGCTAAAAAGAATAAAAAAGTTCTTTATGTAAGCGGAGAAGAAAGTAAAGCGCAAATCAAATTAAGAGCGGATCGTCTTGAGGCTAATACTCCTAATTTATTTTTACTTACAGAACTTTGTCTTGAAAATATTTTAGAAGAATTACATAAGAAAGATTATGAAATTCTGATTATTGACTCCATACAAACTTTATATTCAAACAAAATTGCTTCAGCGGCTGGAAGCATCACTCAAGTGCGTGAGATCACTTTTGAACTTATGCGAGTAAGCAAAACTTATAATATCAGTACTTTTATAATAGGGCATATTACTAAAGAAGGAGCTATAGCAGGCCCTAGAGTTTTAGAACATATGGTTGATGTGGTGCTTTATTTTGAAGGAGACGCAACTAAAGAAATTAGGCTTTTAAGAGGTTTTAAAAATCGCTTTGGTGGCACAAGTGAGGTGGGAATTTTTGAAATGACTCCTAAAGGTTTGATCAGTGCAAAAGATTTAGCCAATCGTTTTTTTACACGAGGTAAAGCCACTTCAGGCAGCGCTTTAGGTGTTGTAATGGAGGGTTCTCGTGCTTTGGTTTTAGAAGTGCAAGCCTTAGTGTGCGAGAGTTCTTATCCTAAACGCAGCGCCACAGGCTATGAAAAAAATCGCCTTGACATGCTTTTAGCTTTACTTGAAAGAAAATTAGAAATTCCACTTGGGCATTATGATGTTTTTATAAATATTAGCGGTGGAGTAAGGGTAAATGAAACTGCGGCTGATTTGGCTGTGGTTGCGGCTATTATTTCTAGTTTTAAAAATCGCCCTTTGAGTAAGGATTGTGTTTTTATAGGGGAGTTGAGTTTAAATGGAGAAATAAGAGAAGTTTTTAGTCTTGATACTCGTTTAAAAGAAGCTAAAATGCAAAAATTTAAAAATGCCATCATTCCATCTAAGCCTTTAGAAGATACAGGACTTAAATGCTTTGTAGCTAAAGAACTTGCTCAAGTTTTAGAATGGATGTGAGATTATTGCTATAAACTTGTATTTTTTTGTTTTGATATTAAT
It contains:
- a CDS encoding DNA repair protein RadA; its protein translation is MAKNKILFECQACGNQQSKWLGKCPECGSWDSFIELKSEQIKVLKEIAQASTKASEAICIEDVELEHFSRCSTDDDELDLVLGGGLVEGSLVLIGGSPGVGKSTLLLKIASNLAKKNKKVLYVSGEESKAQIKLRADRLEANTPNLFLLTELCLENILEELHKKDYEILIIDSIQTLYSNKIASAAGSITQVREITFELMRVSKTYNISTFIIGHITKEGAIAGPRVLEHMVDVVLYFEGDATKEIRLLRGFKNRFGGTSEVGIFEMTPKGLISAKDLANRFFTRGKATSGSALGVVMEGSRALVLEVQALVCESSYPKRSATGYEKNRLDMLLALLERKLEIPLGHYDVFINISGGVRVNETAADLAVVAAIISSFKNRPLSKDCVFIGELSLNGEIREVFSLDTRLKEAKMQKFKNAIIPSKPLEDTGLKCFVAKELAQVLEWM